The Meiothermus ruber DSM 1279 genome includes the window AAGAGGGTGCGCAGGTGGTAGGTGATGCCCACCATATAGCCCCCGTGCACGTGCACCACGCCCTTGGGCTTGCCGGTGGAACCCGAGGTGTACAGGATGAACAAGGGGTGTTCGCTGTCGACCGGCAGGGCGGGGGTGGTGGGCCGGTGGGCCTCGATTAAATCCCAGAATTCCAGCGGCCTGACCGCGCCGCCCCGGCTGAACCACAGCACCGGTATATCCAGGCCCTGGATGGCCTCCTCGAGCACATGGCTGAAGTGCAGGGTGCGCCCGCCCTGGTACATGCGGTCGGCCGCCACCAGCAGCCGGGCCTGGGTATCCTCCAGGCGTTCGCGCAGGGCCTGGCTGCCCAGGCCGGCAGGAATGGCCACGTGCACCGCCCCGATGCGGGCGCAGGCCAGAAAGGTCAGGGCCATCTCCAGCCCGGTGGGCATATACACCGCCACCCGGTCGCCGGGCTTGATGCCCAGCGACAGCAGCCCACCGGCCAGCCGGGCGGCCAGGTCGCGCAGCTCGCGGTAGGTTAGCTTGTGCACTGTGCCGTCCCCGGCCAGGGCCATCAGGGCCAGTTGATTGCGGCGTGGCCCGTCGGCGTGCCGATCCAGGGCGTTGTAGGTGATGTTGGTGGTGGCCCCCACAAACCAGCGATGGTAGGGGCCGTCCACTTCGCGAACCCGCTTCCAGGGGTTGAACCAGTGGAAGCGCTCAGCCCATTCACCCCAAAAAGCCTCGGGCTGCTCGAGGCTGCGCCGATACTCGGCAGGGTAGTCCTTGAGGTTGGCTTTTTCCACCAGGGGCCTGGGGGCCCAGACGGGGGTTTCTTCGCTGGATGCGCCCAGGTAAACGGGCTCGCTGGAGGGTAAGGGCTTGCTATCGCTGGGTGGGGTGTGTTCGACCTGGACGCGGCTGGAAGCAGCCCTGGCTACCTCCTGCACAGCTTGCACCAGCCGGGTGAAGGCATAAGGAAAGCGCCTCGAGGGCACCACCACCCCAAAGGCTCCTATCACCGTACCGTCCGGGCTGAAAATGGGGGCGGCCACCCCGGAGATGCCGTCGGCGTGCTCCTCGAGCTCCACGGCAAACCCCATCTGGCGCACCTTGGCCAGCTCTTCCTCCAGGGTCAGGGGGTCGGTGATGGTGAGCCGGGTATAAGCCTTCAGATCTTGCAGGTGGGGGGCCTGGGCCTGGCTGTCCATATAGGCCAGCACGGCTTTGCCTAAAGCCAGGGCATGAAAGCCTTCAGACACCTGATCCACGAGGCCGGCCAGCTTGGGCAGGCCCTGCCGCCCGCGGGTGGACAGGCGCAGCTTGCCGTCGCGATCCAGCAGGGCCAGGTAGGTGCGCTCACGGGTGCGCAGGTAAAGCTCTTCCAGCGCATCCGATAGCTTCTCAGGCTCGGCCAGGCGGTTGGGTGAGGGCGCCAGGGCGTTTTTGGATAGCCGGTAGGTGCTACCGTCCCGTTCGGCAAACCCTTCCGAGACCAGGCTGGCCAGCAGGGCGTAGGCGGTGGAAAGGCTTTTGCCTAAAAAAGCGGCCAGACGGGCAGCCTCCACCCCCTCGGGGTGTTCGGCCAGGTAGGCCAGCACCCTTAGCGCCGCTTGAACGGTGGTGAGTTTGCGACTCTGTGCCATAGGTCTTCGGGTTGCTGCACCGTATGATCAAAGGAAGACCAGCGCAGGCTCATCTGGGTTCTGCGGCTATGATGGCCTGGATTGCTCTGGGCTGTCAAGTAAAGCCGGGTTTCGCATATTTGCCGAAGCCCAGTCTTTCTTGACGCCGACCCCTGCCCCGCCTATGCTCACCAACAAACGACCCCTTGATTCGGTAGCCTAACCGAACCCAGAAGAGGTAATTTATGGAAAAAATCGAAGCGGTTCTAAAGGAGGAGCGGGTTTTTCAACCCTCGGAGGATTTTCGGCAGGCGGCCCGTATTCGTCGGCTCGAGGACTACGAGGCCCTTTACCGCGAGAGCCTCCAAGAGCCCGAAAAGTTCTGGAGCCGGGTAGCCTCGGAGCTACACTGGTTCAAGCCCTGGGATAAGGTGCTCGAGTGGAACCCCCCCAACGCCAAGTGGTTCATCGGGGGGCAGCTCAACCTTTCCTACAACTGCCTGGATCGCCACCTCGCAACCCGTGGCAACAAGGCTGCCATCATCTTTGAGGGGGAGCCGGGCGACTCGCGCATCCTCACCTACCAGCAATTGCACCGCGAGGTGAGCAAGTTTGCCAACGTGCTTAAAGGGCTGGGGGTGCGGAAGGGCGACCGTGTGACCATCTACCTGCCCATGATCCCCGAGGCTGCCATCGCCATGCTGGCCTGTGTGCGCATTGGGGCGGTGCACTCGGTGGTGTTTGGGGGCTTCTCGGCCTCGGCCCTGGCCGACCGGATTAATGACGCGCAGGCCAAGGTGCTCATCACCGCCGACGGTGGCTGGCGGCGGGGGAACGTGGTACCGCTCAAGGTCAACAGCGACGAGGCTTTAGCCGATGCCAAATCCGTTGAGCAGGTGGTGGTGGTGCGGCGCACCGGCCACGAGGTTCCTATGGAGCGGGGCCGCGACCACTGGTACCACGAGCTGATGGCCTCGGCCTCACCCGACTGCCCCCCCGAGCCCATGGACGCCGAAGACCCTCTTTTCATCCTGTATACCTCGGGTTCCACCGGCAAGCCCAAAGGGGTTTTGCACACCACCGGGGGCTACTCGGTGTATACCTACCTGACCGCCCAGTACATCTTCGACCTCAAGGAGTCCGATACCTACTTCTGCACGGCGGATGTGGGCTGGATTACCGGTCACAGCTATGTGGTGTATGGGCTGCTGCAAAACGGGGCCACCACCCTGATGTACGAAGGCGCGCCCAACACACCGGACGAGGGCCGCATCTGGAGCATCATTGAAAAATACAGTGTGAGCATCCTGTACACCGCGCCCACGGCCATTCGCGCCTTTATGAAGTGGGGCGAGCAGTGGCCCCTCAAGTACAACCTCTCGAGCCTCCGCCTGCTGGGCTCGGTAGGGGAGCCCATCAACCCCGAGGCCTGGTTCTGGTACTACAAGGTGATCGGCAAGGAGCGCTGCCCCATCGTGGATACCTGGTGGCAGACCGAGACCGGCGGGATCATGATCACCACCCTGCCGGGTGTGCACCCCATGAAGCCCGGTCATGCCGGCAAGCCCTTCTTTGGGGTACAGCCCGAAATTGTAGACACCTCGGGCCAGCCGGTGAACAACCCCGACGAGGGCGGCCACCTGATCATCCAGAAACCCTGGCCCTCCATGCTGCGCACGGTCTGGGGCGACCCGGAGCGCTTCGAGCGGCAGTATTTTTCCCAGTACCCCGGCAACTACTTCACCGGCGACGGGGCCCGGCGCGACGAAGACGGCTATTACCTGATTCTGGGCCGGGTGGACGACGTGCTCAACGTTTCGGGTCACCGCCTGGGCACCATGGAGGTCGAAAGCGCCCTGGTCTCGCACCCGGCGGTGGCTGAGGCGGCGGTGGTGGGGCGGCCCGACCCCATCAAAGGTGAGGGCATTGTGGCCTTTGTAACCCTCAAGACCGGTTTCAGCCCCAGCGCTGAGCTGGCCCAGGAACTCAAGGCCCATGTGGTCAAGGCCATTGGGGCCATTGCCCGCCCCGACGAGATTCGCCTGACCGATGCCCTGCCCAAAACCCGCTCCGGCAAGATTATGCGCCGCCTGCTGCGGCAGGTGGCCTCGGGTGAGGAGATCAAGGGGGATACCAGCACCCTCGAGGATCGGGGGGTGGTGGAGCGGTTGAAATCCACCCCCGCGCAGTAGCTTTTATAAGGGAGCAGGGGTGTATTCCGGCCGTATTGCTTAGGCTTTCAAAGGTGAACGATGCGGCCGGAATGCGCACTGCACAGCAAGCCACCCTTGGCATCGGAAAAAGCCAGGGAGTGCTGTGCACCGGACTCCAAAAGGTCATCCCCTGGAGTCCGGTGATGTTCTGTTGGGATTTGCGCGGGTGGCCCTACTCCTCGTCGGCGCTGGCGACCGCCTCCCGCCGCCCGGCTTTCCACTCCAGCCCGGCCCAGATGAGGCTCTCGAGGTCGCCGTCCAGCACGTTCTCGGGGTCGTGGCGCATCTCGCCGGTGCGGTGGTCTTTGATGTACTGCTTGTCCAGCACGTAGCTCCGGATCTGGCTGCCCCACTCGATAGGCCGTGACTCACCTTTGAGCCGGGCCAGCTCCTCCTGCTTTTTCTTCCACTCGATCTCGAACAGCTTCGAGCGCAGGATGTTCAGGGCCATCTCTTTGTTCTTCTGCTGGCTGCGGGTGACCTGGCACTTCACGAAAATGCCGGTGGGCAGGTGCACCACCCGCACCGCGGAGTCGGTGGTGTTGACCCCCTGGCCGCCCTTGCCCTGCGAGCGCATCACGTCAATGCGCAGGTCTTCGGGGGCAATTTGGATGTCCACCGATTCGTCTACCTCGGGCATCACCTCCACCGCGGCGAAGCTGGTCTGGCGCTTGCCCTGGGCGTTGAAGGGGGAGGGCCGTACCAGGCGGTGCACCCCGGCCTCGGCCGAGAGCAGGCCGTAGGCGTTCTCACCCCGCACGATAAACTGGGCCTGGTCAATTCCGGCCTCGGCGCCGGGTTCTAAGTCCACAAGCTCTAGGCTGAAGCCCTTGCGCTCGGCAAAGCGGGTGTACATGCGGTAGAGCATCTGGGCCCAGTCGCAGGCCTCGGTGCCGCCCGCGCCGGGCTTGATGGTCACAATGGCTGCGTTTTCAGCGTAGGGAAAGCCGAGCAGGGTTTGGTGGTAAAGCTCCTCCAACTCGCGCCCAGCCCGCTCGAGTTCGGGTTGCATCTGCTCCCGCTCCTCGGGCGAAAGCTCCGGCCAGAGTTCCAACAGCCCTTGCAGGTCGGACTCCAGGCGGCGGTAGCCCTCCACCGCTTTGCGCAGCCGGGCTGCTTCCTGCGAGATTTTGCGGGCGTGGGCCGGGTCGTTCCAGAGGCTGGGGTCGTTGATTTGACGGTCTAGTTCCTTCAGGCGGGCTTCTTTACCCGCGATGTCAAAGATACCCCCGAAGGGCCTCGAGCCGGTGTTCTAGGGTCTCTAAATCCATAGCACTTGAGTGTAGGCTTTCTGGGGCCAAACGTCAAACGTGGTTTGACCCGAAGCAACGGCCCCCATCAATCAGCAGCCAGGGCCAGGTCGGGCATTTGCAGGCCGACCTGGGCCCCCAGGCTGCGCAGCCGGTTTTCGATGTCGTCGTAGCCGCGCTCGATGTACTGCATTCCGGTGATATGGCTTTCGCCTTCGGCAGCCAGGGCCGCGATAATCAGACCTCCTCCAGCCCGAATATCGCGGGCCTCAACGGCAGCCCCGGTGAGCTGGCGGCCCTGAATCACCAGGGTGCGGTCTTTTAAGGTGACATCGGCCCCCATGCGGGCCAGCTCGCTGGCGTGGGTGAAGCGGTCGGGGTAGACCCGATCCGAGACCAGCGAGGTGCCGTGCACGGTGGCCAGGTAAGCCGTGGCCGGGGGTTGCAGGTCGGTGACGAAGCCGGGGTATTCACGGGCCTCGAGGTTGAAAGGTTGGGGGTTGGGGGTGGCTTCCAGTCGAATCCAGTCCTGGCCGGTGGTGATGTGGTGGCCCGACTGCGCGAGCTTATCCAGCACCGCGTCCATGTGGAACGGTTCCACGTTGGTCAGGGTGATGGAGCCCCTGGTAGCGGCGGCGGCGAACAGATAGGTGCCGGCCTCAATGCGGTCGGGGATGACGGTGTAGCGCCCCCCCCGCAGACTGGGCTTACCCTTGATGTGCAGGATGCTGCTCCCGATGCCCTTGATCTCGGCCCCCATCATGGTCAGGAAGTTGCACAGATCGACGATCTCAGGCTCCTGCGGGGTGTTTACCAGGACAGCCTCGCCGCCCAGGGCTGCGGCCATCAGGGCCTGCTCGGTACCGCCCAGGGTGGGAAGGTCGTAGACCACCCGACCCGAGGCCGGTTTGCGCCGGCGGGCGGTGTAGGCCAGGCCCTGCTCGGTGATCTCGGTGGTGACCTCGAAGCCCAGCGCACGCAGGGCTTTGATGTGCTGATCGACCGGCCGCTCAGCGAAGTTGCAGCCACCCGGCAGGGGCACGGTACCCTCGCCGGCCCGTGCGGCCAGGGCGCCCAGGACGTTGAAGCTGGCCCGCATCTTGCCGACCAGCTCGAAAGGGGCCTGGGTAGAACGAATTTCGGGTGTGTGCAGGTGCAGGGTACGGCCCTCCCAGGCGTGGCGGGTGCCCAGGTGGCCCAGGAGCTCGAGCAAAACGTCAATATCACGCAGGCGCGGAACCTCTGTGAGGGTAACCGGCTCTGCGGTAAGAATGCTGGCGGCCATTAGCTTGAGCGCCGAGTTTTTGGCCGGAAAAATCCGCAGCTCACCACTAAGGGGAACACCGCCGCGAATAGTTAAGATTCTATTCATACAGGATCGCGTCTCCTGGGTGTGCTCGAGCGTTGTTGTGCATGTTACACATCACACTCACTATGAGCATAGTAAGCCAGAACCGTATTGTCAAGCACAAATGTAACGTGCTAAATTATAGCCAGAAACGCATGCGAGTATTCTACCGTAACCATACTCGTGCAGTGCTTAGACCAACCGGTTATGCCTAAGAAAGAGAAAAAGCGCCTCCAGGTAGTCATCAGCGACGATCAGGACGCCCTCCTGACCAAGCTGGCCTACGAGCTTTCCAGCCCGGAACAACTGGTTTCCAAGTCGGAGGTGGTGCGGCTCGCCATCGAAAAGCTCGCCGACGGGATGGAAGAAGGCCAGCAAAAAGCTGAATTAAAAGCGCTTCTGAAGCGGCTCGAGGAGCAGGAAGAGTAAACCCGCCCGGCGTATTACAGCCCGGTTCTGCTGGGCCGCAGGACGCCTGCTTTGAGCCTGCCCCAGCCCAGGCTGAAGTTTCCAACGGGTGTTTGCAGCGCCACCAGCTTCCAGCCATCGGTGCCTTCCGCTGGGATGGGCTGTCCCAGGGCAAAAGCCAGGGTTCGGGGGTCGTCGCTCGGCAGGAGGAGGGGGTGGTTAACCTCCCCAGGCGTTAGGTAGTGGGCCAGCGGCTGACCTGGCAGAAACCGCCCAGTGTCTTTGCGGTGGCCGGTTCGTGCCTGGCCCAGGTAAAGCCCAGGCGCTGGCGCGCGGAGGCCCTCGAGGTCGGGTAGCCCGGGGGGCAGCAGGTAGAGGTGCCCGGCGCGCTCGAGGAGCTCCCCCTCGAGGGCAATTTGCAGGTGTTCCTCACTCCAGGCCTGCCACAGCGCTCTGGCCTCGCGGGAAGGTGGGGGGATGCGGGCCTGAGGGGGGTGGTTCTCTGCACCATCGATCTTGCGCAGCCTGGCCAAAAAGTGCCCCTCCCCGCGCAGCCGATGGGGCCACAGCCGGGCTGTTCGGGCCAGGGCGGGGAGGCCATCGCCCCAGGCCGGAACCCCGTCGGCAAAAAGAGGGGAGATGCGGGCGTCCTCGAGCGTCCAGCCAGGGGTGCGCAAGAAATCTGCAATGACCTGCTCGTTTTCCTCTGGGGCGAAGGTGCAGGTCGAGTAGACCAGTGTGCCGCCTGGGCGCACCAGGTCGGCGGCGGCGGCCAGCAGGGTCTTTTGTATCCGGGCGGCCCGCGATGGAGCCCCAGGCCCCCAGTGTCGAACCACCTCGGGGTCTTTACGAAACATGCCCTCCCCGGAGCAAGGGGCATCCAGCACCACCCGGTCGAAGTAGGCTCCCCAGGCTTGGGCCAGCTTCTCCACCGGCGCCGAGACCACCGCCAGATTGGCGCCCCAGCGCTCCACGTTTTCCAGCAGCCCGCGCACCCGCTTGCTATCGATTTCGTTGGAGATCAAGAGCCCCCGGCCCTGCATCCGGGCCGCCAGATGGGTGGTTTTACCGCCGGGGGCGGCGGCCAGATCCAGCACCCGCTCACCGGGCTGGGGGTCGGCCAGTACCCCCACGGCCTGGGCCGAGGGCTCCTGGATGTAGTACAGCCCCGCGTAGTAGTACGGATGGGGGCCGGGCCGGGCCTCGGCCGGGTAGTAGAAGCCCTCAGGCGACCAGGGGATGGGCTCGAGGGGCCAGGGGCTGATCTGCCGAAGCTGCTCGGGGCTTAGCTTGAGCGTGTTGACCCGCAGGCCATAGCTGCGGTCGGCCTGGGTAAGGGCCCTCAAAAACTCCGGAAAGGCCTCGCCCAGCAAGTCGGACATTTTGTTCAGAAAGGCTTTGGGCAGCACAACGCTTACAATGCTAACCGATGTCCATTGTAGCGATTGGAACCGATATCGTAGAGCTTGCACGCCTGCGCAAGGTGTGGCAGCGGCACCCCCGGCGGTTTTTGGAACGCCACTTTGTGCCCAGCGAGATCCAGTACTGCCTGGCTAAGCCCGACCCGGTGCCTTCGCTGGCGGTACGGTTTGCGGCGAAGGAGGCCTTTCAGAAATGCTGGCCGGATAGCTTTGGCTGGCTCGAGGTCTGGGTGGAGATGGAAGGGCGCAGACCCCTGCTGCATTTTGCCCCAAAACTCCGAACCCGGATGGAGGCCGAACATCTAAAAGCCCACCTTTCACTTACCCACGAGAGGCACTATGCCCTGGCGATGGTGGTACTGGAAAGAACCTGAACAGTTAGGTGGAGGTAGGGGTGTTGTTTCAGACTGGCTGCAACCCGCGGTCAGACGGGGCTTCCAGCAGCAAAAAATGGTGCCGGGAATGGGACTCGAACCCACACGCCCTTGCGGGCAACGGATTTTAAGTCCGTAGCGTCTACCATTCCGCCATCCCGGCAGACCCGCTCTCTAGTTTAGCCGTTATACGCAATCTGGCAAGATAAATCGCAGCAATACAGCAATGGATACTTTTGTTGAGCCCTGAGACGATTTGTTATCCCAGGTGATACTCATGCGTTACTTATTTATGAGAACAAGCAAAGTACTACTATTGTGTAGCCTCATAAACATACTTTGTGTTGCGGGTAGTGGAGGAAAATTTATGCATATTAGCCGGGTAGTAGAGGAGAAATTTCACATGAAAAGCCGACAAAACCTGAACGAGCCGGTTCTACCCCTACTTTTTGATCAAACCGACACACCTGAACAGGTAGCGTTACTGTAAGACACAAAAAGCTGGAAGGCTTGGCGGCCAGCAGCTAAAAATCATCCATATAGCACTGCTTGGCTCAGTGATTTACCTCCCAGTAAATCTTCCCTTTTATTTGGAAACACTTGCGAGAGGTATGTATGCCTGATTTTATTGGAGCAGTATTGGTGCTGGTCTGCTTTGGATACCTTGTTGCCATCTTTGACGACCTGATTTTCGATGCGGCCTACCTGTTTCGAAGACGCCGTTTTCAGCAGGCCGGTCTTTCGAAGGAGGAACTTGAAAGCGACAACCCCAAGCGCATCGCAGTAATGGTGGCAGCCTGGCAGGAAGCTGGGGTGGTGGCCAAGATGGCGAAGGCCACGTATCGTCTAATGCGTTATCCGGAGGATCGGATCGAGTTTTTTATTGGGGTATACCCCAACGACGAGGCCACGTTGCATGAAGTACGCGAACTGTCCAAGAGCAACCCTCGAGTACATTGCGTAGTTAATCAGAAACCGGGGCCAACTAGCAAAAGCCAGAACCTTAATGAGGTTTTTGCCTTTATCCAAGACCTCGAGAACATCCGGAATCAGGCGTTTGATGTTATTGCTCTACATGACGCAGAGGACGTGATTCACCCTTATGCCTTTCGCTTCTACAGCGCCCTGCTTAGCCGCCATGACATGGTGCAATTGCCGGTGATTGCCATGTTTCCCAGGCTGCCCTGGTGGCGGTGGCTAAACCGCATTGTTTCCGGCACTTATGCCGACGAATTTGCAGAGAGCCACCTTCACCACATGCCGATACGCGAGGGGTTTGGCTTGTTTGTGCCCAGTGCTGGTACCGGCTTCGCTTTGCGACGAGAAGTGGTGAGCTTTTTGGCGGCTGAAGGCCCGGTTTTCCGAGAGGGAAACCTGACCGAGGATTACGACATGTCGTTGCGCTTGTGGCAAAAAGGCTTTCGGGTGCACTTCCACGTGCAGCGGCTCAAGCGCATAGATGATCGAGGCCGGGTTTGCAACGAGGTAGTGGGAATTAAGGAGTACTTTCCTTTTGAAATACCGGCTGCTGTAAAGCAAAAGGCGCGCTGGATTTATGGCATTACCATGCAGAGCCCCAAGGAGACTGGCCTCAAAAGACTGCGCTTAAAGGAACGACTGATACTCTGGCGTGATTGGAAGGGGAAATATACCAACCTGATCCATTTTGTGGGCTATCCACTGGCTTTGTACTCTGTACTGGCCTACTTCCTCGACTGGCCGCATGCAGATCCCCGGTTAATGCTGGTGCTCAGTGGTGGTGTTCTGCTGATCACCCTCGAGCGCCTCCTGATGCGCTTTGCTGCAATCAAATCTGTATATGGGGTAGCCGAAGCACTACAGGCCACCGTGGTGCTGCCATTGTTTCCCTTGAGGTGGTTTGTGGGAAACATCATCAATGCTCTGGCTACTCTGAGGGCCTGGCGTATGTACTTCTGGCCCGCTCGAGGGGCCCGCAAAGGTGCGACCCCAGTTTGGGATAAAACCGAGCGCAAGAGCTATGTGCCTGCTGAGGTGCTTGAGTCTGTTCGCCGTCGCTTGGGGGATGTGCTGCTCTTTTACGGTGATGTAAGCCCCCAAGAGCTGGCTTTAGCCTTGCGCACAAAGCCTTCCGGAGTGCCCTTGGGTGAAATTTTATTGCGCAACCAAACGCTTGATCCCGATCGCCTCAGGCTGCGCATTACCGAGACCCAGGAACGCCTGCAGAACGAATCCAAAGTATCAGCCATTACAGCGAATAAATGACGTATTGCGTTGGATTGGCAAAGGAGCGGTGGTATGAACCTAGCAAAATGGCTCGAGGCGGTCAAGCATTACAGCAAAACTTTGCTTCTGCTGCTCGGCCTGCTGATTTTGGCAGCTTGTGGCAGCTCTCCAAGGCCGAACGTGCAGGACATACAAGACAACCAGGGGGGTGGAGTTAATACGCAGGCAGTCACCCCGGTGCTGATTCTTTATCCTGATGGGCTGGGTACATTTGCTGAATCCGACGGAGTTTCTTTACAAGGTAAGGCCAAAATTGGGTCTGTGCAACTCAAACCAGGCCTGGCCTACGACAGTTCGACACGCCCTAAGAAAAGCGCTAAAGACAAGCGCGGCCAGACGGGGGCACAGGCGCTGGGTGACGTGCAGACCCAGGCCTTCTCCTATCCCGATGCGGCCCAGATCTATGCCATCATGCTGACCAACCTGTTGGGCCGCTACGCCGATGTGGTGGTAACCCGCAAGGCGATTTCTGCCTACACGGCTGGAGAGGCCAACCAGTACTATCGCACCTTTTACATTGGCAGCACTTACGAAGACCCAATTCCGCCCGCGTTCATCTCGGACATCATGGCCGGTGCAAAAGTTACCTGGCTCAACTACAACATCTGGCGTCTGGATAACGCCGCCATCGGGGCCAGCCTGAGCCAGCTCGGCTTGCGCTATGTGGCCTTGTACCCGGAGTATCAGCCGTCTGAGTTTTCGACTGGCTTCAACAGGATTGATTATCGGGGTTATGCTTTCAAAAAATACATCCCGGGCTTGCTGGAAGTGCCTATCGAGATGATGGAGGTGGCCCCCGAGTCTCCCAGCGTGATCGTACACGCCTGGGCCAGAAATAGCGCAGGGCGGCAGATACCTTACGCCTTGCAAAGCGGCAACTTTTGGTACATCGCCGACAATCCCTTCACCTATATTCATGAGCAGGATCGCTATCTGATTTTTGCGGATCTCATTGCGCCCATGATGGGCCGGGACACCACCTGTGCGCCCAGGGCCTTGGCCCGCATGGAAGATTTGAGCCCAAACGACCAGGGCGCTGATCTCAAGCGCATGCTGGATATCATCAACCGGGTAGGAATTCCCTTCCTGGCTACGGCCATACCCCTGTACATCGACAACAACACCACGCCGGTAACTCAAATTCGCTGGACGCAAAACAGCGGGGCCCTCGCCCAGCTTCGCCGCATACCCAGGATTCGCGGCAGAATTTTCCAGCATGGCTACACCCATCAGTTTGAAAATCTGAAGAATCCTTCTGGTATATCGGGTGATGACTGGGAATTCTGGCGGGTGGAGCTGGATGCCAGCGGCAATCGCATTACCAGCACGCCCATACCGGGGATGACCGCCAGCAGTGCGCTGCAGCGCATTCAGACCGGGCGCTCGATTTTGAGCAGCCTGAGCACTGCGCTGTCCAACTTAACCCCCGTTGGCTGGACAACCCCTCATTACGAGGCAGACCCCAGCTACTACGCTACCTTCAACCAGACGTACAACCGGGCTATGGAACGGCGCATCTACCGGGTGGGTTCGGTTATTGCAGGGCAGTTTTTCCCCTATCCAGTGCGCGATGTGAATGGCACCCTGATGCTTCCTGAAAACCTTGGCAGCGTGCAGCCCAACTACCTGCTGCCCATGGTAGAGGAAGCGGCTCGAGCCAACCGGGTGTTGCGTTGCCCCTGGGCGGGCCATTTCTTCCACGCCTACACCATTGACCCAAGTTACACCGGCCCCAATGCCTACTCGGCGGCGCAGTTTGAAAGTTTCCTGGGCTATATTCGCAATACCCTGGGCTACACGTATGTAGACCCCACGGGCGTCACCACGCAGTAGCCGGTGCTGTGGCCCTATGCAACGAATCGGTGCTTTGCTGATCTTGCTGATGCTGGGAGGGTGTTATGACTTCACCCTCCCGCCTGGGCCTGTGAACCCCAAGCCGCCGCTGGTCAGGAGAATAGGGGTGCCCCCCTCTGGTACGCTTTACCACGGTGTGTATCCGGGTCAAAAGGATCGGGAGGAGTACCAGATAACACCTTCCTCGCTGGAGGCCTATGAGCAGGCCGTCAACCGTAGGGTGGCCTGGGTCTATTTTTCCAACGACTGGTTTGCTGGTCGGGATTTTCCTACCGCTACCGCTGAGTGGATTCGGGCGAGGAATGCCGTTCCATATATCCGACTGATGTTGCGCAGTAGCAGCGAGACGTATGTTCCCGAGCCGCTGTACAGTTTGCAGGCGATTCTACGAGGCGACTTTGACCCCGATCTCAGGGCCTGGGGCCGGG containing:
- a CDS encoding AMP-binding protein, which produces MAQSRKLTTVQAALRVLAYLAEHPEGVEAARLAAFLGKSLSTAYALLASLVSEGFAERDGSTYRLSKNALAPSPNRLAEPEKLSDALEELYLRTRERTYLALLDRDGKLRLSTRGRQGLPKLAGLVDQVSEGFHALALGKAVLAYMDSQAQAPHLQDLKAYTRLTITDPLTLEEELAKVRQMGFAVELEEHADGISGVAAPIFSPDGTVIGAFGVVVPSRRFPYAFTRLVQAVQEVARAASSRVQVEHTPPSDSKPLPSSEPVYLGASSEETPVWAPRPLVEKANLKDYPAEYRRSLEQPEAFWGEWAERFHWFNPWKRVREVDGPYHRWFVGATTNITYNALDRHADGPRRNQLALMALAGDGTVHKLTYRELRDLAARLAGGLLSLGIKPGDRVAVYMPTGLEMALTFLACARIGAVHVAIPAGLGSQALRERLEDTQARLLVAADRMYQGGRTLHFSHVLEEAIQGLDIPVLWFSRGGAVRPLEFWDLIEAHRPTTPALPVDSEHPLFILYTSGSTGKPKGVVHVHGGYMVGITYHLRTLFDLKDGEISWATADLSWIVGHSYGLYAPLLEGLTTVLRAERLDYPDASSFYETLEDCGVNVLIISPTWLRTLRKHGDEFAQKAQLSDLRLVASVGEYLAPEIWHWAAKHLAHVVDHWWQTETGGPCLSTPVCMPAKPGKVGLPLPGVEVRVVDSLGRELPPGQKGHLVISQPFPHFMRTFWNNDERYLEQWSRIPGCYSTGDIAVRDKEGYIALLGRSDDVIKAGEMRIGTAEIEGAMLSHPSVAEVAAVGIPNPEVGEVIKVYVVLKTREASLEVRAILADKLQAHLRRQLGNIHLPTEVEILDQLPRTKSGKILRRLLKAQELGNDPGDLSTLEP
- the acs gene encoding acetate--CoA ligase, which translates into the protein MEKIEAVLKEERVFQPSEDFRQAARIRRLEDYEALYRESLQEPEKFWSRVASELHWFKPWDKVLEWNPPNAKWFIGGQLNLSYNCLDRHLATRGNKAAIIFEGEPGDSRILTYQQLHREVSKFANVLKGLGVRKGDRVTIYLPMIPEAAIAMLACVRIGAVHSVVFGGFSASALADRINDAQAKVLITADGGWRRGNVVPLKVNSDEALADAKSVEQVVVVRRTGHEVPMERGRDHWYHELMASASPDCPPEPMDAEDPLFILYTSGSTGKPKGVLHTTGGYSVYTYLTAQYIFDLKESDTYFCTADVGWITGHSYVVYGLLQNGATTLMYEGAPNTPDEGRIWSIIEKYSVSILYTAPTAIRAFMKWGEQWPLKYNLSSLRLLGSVGEPINPEAWFWYYKVIGKERCPIVDTWWQTETGGIMITTLPGVHPMKPGHAGKPFFGVQPEIVDTSGQPVNNPDEGGHLIIQKPWPSMLRTVWGDPERFERQYFSQYPGNYFTGDGARRDEDGYYLILGRVDDVLNVSGHRLGTMEVESALVSHPAVAEAAVVGRPDPIKGEGIVAFVTLKTGFSPSAELAQELKAHVVKAIGAIARPDEIRLTDALPKTRSGKIMRRLLRQVASGEEIKGDTSTLEDRGVVERLKSTPAQ
- the prfB gene encoding peptide chain release factor 2 (programmed frameshift), whose product is MDLETLEHRLEALRGYLDIAGKEARLKELDRQINDPSLWNDPAHARKISQEAARLRKAVEGYRRLESDLQGLLELWPELSPEEREQMQPELERAGRELEELYHQTLLGFPYAENAAIVTIKPGAGGTEACDWAQMLYRMYTRFAERKGFSLELVDLEPGAEAGIDQAQFIVRGENAYGLLSAEAGVHRLVRPSPFNAQGKRQTSFAAVEVMPEVDESVDIQIAPEDLRIDVMRSQGKGGQGVNTTDSAVRVVHLPTGIFVKCQVTRSQQKNKEMALNILRSKLFEIEWKKKQEELARLKGESRPIEWGSQIRSYVLDKQYIKDHRTGEMRHDPENVLDGDLESLIWAGLEWKAGRREAVASADEE
- the murA gene encoding UDP-N-acetylglucosamine 1-carboxyvinyltransferase, with amino-acid sequence MNRILTIRGGVPLSGELRIFPAKNSALKLMAASILTAEPVTLTEVPRLRDIDVLLELLGHLGTRHAWEGRTLHLHTPEIRSTQAPFELVGKMRASFNVLGALAARAGEGTVPLPGGCNFAERPVDQHIKALRALGFEVTTEITEQGLAYTARRRKPASGRVVYDLPTLGGTEQALMAAALGGEAVLVNTPQEPEIVDLCNFLTMMGAEIKGIGSSILHIKGKPSLRGGRYTVIPDRIEAGTYLFAAAATRGSITLTNVEPFHMDAVLDKLAQSGHHITTGQDWIRLEATPNPQPFNLEAREYPGFVTDLQPPATAYLATVHGTSLVSDRVYPDRFTHASELARMGADVTLKDRTLVIQGRQLTGAAVEARDIRAGGGLIIAALAAEGESHITGMQYIERGYDDIENRLRSLGAQVGLQMPDLALAAD